From Haloarcula sp. CBA1127, a single genomic window includes:
- the cbiT gene encoding precorrin-6Y C5,15-methyltransferase (decarboxylating) subunit CbiT, which translates to MTRVSLPHDAKAGPTKPEVRAVLASKLALTGSDHFAEVGSCTGAVTITAARRAGRVTALERKGNRLDVTRKNLAANDVDADVELREAEAPEGLPDDADALFLGGSRNYEAVLDHAVETGIDRIVMNVSRLEVAGAATEAFRERDILEEVVQFQVSHGYELAGATSFNSENPVYMLVGSASEDVAADGGSPAETESMNGGDR; encoded by the coding sequence ATGACACGCGTCTCGCTCCCACACGACGCGAAGGCCGGTCCCACCAAGCCGGAGGTCCGGGCCGTCCTCGCCAGCAAACTCGCTCTCACCGGGTCCGACCACTTCGCGGAGGTCGGTTCCTGTACCGGTGCCGTCACCATCACGGCGGCGCGCCGGGCCGGGCGGGTCACTGCGCTCGAACGCAAGGGGAACCGACTCGATGTGACTCGCAAGAACCTCGCCGCCAACGATGTCGACGCTGACGTCGAGCTGCGCGAGGCCGAGGCCCCGGAGGGCTTGCCGGACGACGCCGACGCCCTGTTCCTCGGCGGATCACGCAACTACGAGGCCGTTCTCGACCACGCGGTCGAGACCGGTATCGACCGAATCGTGATGAACGTCTCGCGGCTCGAAGTCGCCGGCGCGGCGACGGAGGCCTTCCGCGAGCGCGACATTCTGGAAGAGGTCGTCCAGTTCCAGGTGAGCCACGGCTACGAACTCGCTGGCGCGACGAGCTTCAACTCTGAGAACCCCGTCTATATGCTCGTCGGCAGCGCCAGCGAAGACGTTGCCGCCGACGGCGGGTCGCCGGCCGAGACTGAGTCGATGAACGGAGGGGACCGATGA